The Vanessa atalanta chromosome 2, ilVanAtal1.2, whole genome shotgun sequence genome has a segment encoding these proteins:
- the LOC125070404 gene encoding armadillo repeat-containing protein 7, whose amino-acid sequence MFSSQAQLRKRTPEDGTDRENYLSLLVDEFINTNSFEAKCQVLANLANFAYDPINYVYIRDVGVLDIFIFVLKNEKNVKLLHFAASGICNLCIDPVNVEYLLNHEALKPIAALLKSNHCETLADAVAICIYLFNSHAKATLNVPGLIQDMELLKNSENKVVANLATVFLDDVSKNN is encoded by the exons atgtTTAGCAGTCAAGCGCAACTAAGAAAGCGAACTCCTGAAGATGGCACAGACCGCGAAAATTATTTATCGCTATTAGTTGATGAGTTCATCAACACAAATTCCTTTG AGGCCAAATGTCAGGTGCTAGCGAATTTGGCCAATTTCGCATATGATCCAATAAATTATGTCTACATAAGAGATGTCGgagtattagatatatttatttttgtactgaagaatgaaaaaaatgttaaacttcTACATTTTGCAGCATCCGGAATCTGTAACTTATGCATag ATCCAGTAAACGTTGAGTACCTTTTAAACCATGAAGCATTAAAACCCATAGCAGCACTGCTCAAGTCAAATCACTGTGAAACACTAGCCGATGCTGTagcaatttgtatatatttatttaatagccaTGCAAAGGCAACTCTTAATGTCCCTGGACTCATTCAAGATATGGAACTCTTAAAGAATTCTGAAAATAAAGTGGTTGCAAATTTAGCTACAGTATTCCTAGATGATGTAAGCAAGAATAATTGA